A window of the Lagopus muta isolate bLagMut1 chromosome 1, bLagMut1 primary, whole genome shotgun sequence genome harbors these coding sequences:
- the LOC125697097 gene encoding olfactory receptor 10AC1-like, with product MPCEGCMEKDNESTDATMEFLLLGFSEHFRLRVLLFLIFLIIHLVTLAGNTMIFFAVFMEHSRPPMLFFLCQLSIIELCYTLVIVPKALLGLMVMNGITISFIGCAAQMYLFVGLGGAECFLLAAMSYDRYIAICQPLHYAVVMSEGLCLRLCIACCLGGFAVALGLTVSVFHLPFCQSHHINHFFCDIPAVLHLACTHSYTPELPLLAACVLLLLLPFILILTSYVCIAAVLLRITSSLRRGKAFSTCFSHLIITLLHYGCASFMYIRPKSSYSPARDKMVSLVYTNITPLLYPLIYSLRNKEIRGVLRKMLRKQRIAQQNWSTIRAVTGVN from the coding sequence ATGCCATGTGAAGGCTGCATGGAGAAGGACAATGAGAGCACTGATGCAACCATGGAGTTCCTCCTTCTTGGCTTCTCTGAGCATTTCCGTCTGCGGGTCCTCCTCTTCCTTATCTTTCTCATCATCCATTTGGTCACACTGGCAGGGAATACGATGatcttctttgctgtttttatggAGCATTCTCGTCCTCccatgcttttcttcctctgtcagCTCTCCATCATTGAGCTTTGCTACACCTTAGTCATTGTCCCTAAGGCACTCCTCGGCCTGATGGTTATGAATGGCATCACCATTTCCTTCATAGGCTGTGCTGCCCAGATGTACCTTTTTGTGGGACTCGGTGGAGCTGAGTGCTTTCTCCTGGCAGCCATGTCGTATGACCGCTACATTGCCATCTGCCAGCCCCTCCACTATGCAGTGGTGATGAGCGAGGGGCTCTGTCTTAGGCTGTGCATAGCATGCTGTCTGGGAGGCTTTGCTGTTGCCCTGGGGTTGACAGTGTCAGTTTTCCACTTACCTTTCTGTCAGTCACATCACATCAACCACTTCTTCTGTGACATCCCTGCAGTGCTTCACCTGGCCTGCACACACAGCTACACCCCTGAGCTTCCCCTGCTGGCGGCCTGCGTGCTCCTCCTGCTACTTCCCTTCATCTTGATCCTGACCTCTTATGTGtgtattgctgctgttttgctacGTATCACTTCCTCCCTCAGGAGGGGCAAGGCCTTTTCCACTTGCTTTTCACATTTGATCATCACCTTGCTACACTATGGATGTGCGTCCTTCATGTACATTCGTCCTAAGTCCAGTTACTCACCAGCTCGAGACAAGATGGTTTCTCTAGTCTACACCAATATTACTCCATTACTATACCCCCTTATTTATAGCTTGAGGAACAAGGAAATTAGAGGAGTCCTGAGGAAAATGTTGAGGAAGCAGAGAATAGCTCAGCAGAACTGGAGTACTATCAGGGCTGTTACAGGTGTGAACTAA